AAGGAAATTTTTTTCATTCATATGATAGCAGATAACTTCGCCCTTTCCAAAGACCCGTCAAGAATGCTAAGCTGTGATTATCACTCTTCAGACGCTCTTACTTACGATTATTGCTTTATACCATTCACAAATACAGGGTAGTGCAGTCATCTTTTGTAATGAAGCCGCACTAAAGATAATAAAGCAAGGCAAATATCATCAATTAACTTAAGTAACCATGACAAAAGCAACCTCTTCAGCTGAAGGTTACTATTGATCGGCTTCACAGTTGCATTTATCATCTTTCACAACTTTTGTGCCAGGTGAAGAGTCTCCGAGATCATTTGGAGTTAGCGATTAGGGGGATATACTTGTTTCAATGAAGTCTTTCATGGCTTCGATTGGAGATGATAATATGAAAAGAACGTCAATCCTGATAATGTTGCTTGCTCTGGCCTTGATATTGACTTCCTGTTTTCCCGGTTCATTCCCAAGAGTACCAAAAACGATTCTCATAGATGACTCCCATAATAACAGAATTGATGATGAAGCCTCCGTCGAAATGTCAAAGCTGATTCAGGCTTTAGAAGATAAGGGATATACAGTTGATCTTTCATCAGAGAGTGGGTTCTCTCCTGAAGGGTATGGCATCGTCATTGTTCTGGCTCCCCAAACCGCTTACTCGGTCAATGAAATGAGTGGGTTGGTTACCCTCTTGAGTAGGGGAGGCAAGGTGTTGTTACTGGGAGAGTATTATACATACTATGACAATGCTCCACTAAATGCCATAGCCTCTTACCTCGAAGTTGGGATCCAATTTAACAATAATCTTCTACATGACAATACGAACAATTACGATAACGAGGAAATCTGGGTTACAACTACCAAATTCAACGCTCACCCTTTAACTACTGGTCTAAACAAGATAGTATTGATAGCCGCATCGACCCTGAACACGTCCGGAGAGGCCCAAACAATAGCATATGCTGAACCGACCTCGTATGTCCCGTTGAGTGTGGCGGCCAAGGAATCTTTGTCCGGTGTGGTCGCAGGAAACGGTACTTCGCCATCTGAATTCTCCGATCAAGTTACTATAGTAGTTCCGCTTGTTGCCGCGGCTTCAGTGGGTTCGGGAAAGGTTGTGGCGATAGGTGATATTAACCTTTTCTCAGACGATATATGGGGATATATCTCCGGAGATTTCATTGATCTATTTGATAACAGGAAGTTGCTGAATAACATCATCGACTGGTAGGAGCGCGCTTTCTCTTTAAGGCGAAGAGTCTAGATATTCAATACAAAAAAAGCGGGTGCAAGCCCGCTTTGTTGTATTAATTTTCGCTCTCTATACTATCAAAGGCTCTTATGACAGAACCACCAATCGTAGCAGCCTTCCTTGCCCTTTCTTTCCTCGGCTGTCTTAACATCTGATGCAGGAGGAATTATTACGTGATCTCCAATAATTTCGTTGTTTGGCCAATCTGCAGGAATTGCCACTCCATTCTTATCGGCGACCTGGAATCCTTTGATCATTCTCAAGATTTCATCCATGTTTCTTCCAAGTTCCTGCGGATAATAGAGAATAGCTCTTATCTTTCCCTTAGGATCAACAATGAAGACGGCCCTGACTGTGTTCGTGCCCTTCGCGGGATGAATCAAGCCCAAGGTCATTCCGACTTCTCCCATTTCGTCCGCAATTATCGGAAATCCTATCTTGACACCCAGCTTTTCTTCTATCCATTCTGTCCATTTAATATGGGAGAATACCTGATCAACACTCAAACCGATAAGCTCACAATTTAGTTCTCTGAATTTCTCATATCTCTTCTGGAATCCTACGAACTCGGTTGTGCAGACTGGTGTGAAATCTCCTGGATGACTGAAGAGAACGAACCACTTTCCTTTGTATTCTTCCGGCAAAGTTACGACCCCGTGAGTTGTCTTGACTCTCATCTCTGGAAAATCTTCACCGATCAATGGAATTCTCTTTTCCATAAAGCACCTCCATACTTAGAATCATTATTATTAGCTACACAATTATTATACTTTTATCTCTTTGATTTGTCAACCAAACAAAAAAGAGGGCCACCGGCCCTCTTTTTATGTCTTTAACAGAGTAGATATGGCGTTTCTTCACCATCTGGATAGATGTATGAACTAACTACTCTGTAATCGGGGAAACTCACTTCCAGCGCTCTTGAGATCAATGAAAGGTACTCGTTGATCCGTGGCACTACTTCTTCGAAAGAACAAGATCCTTTGAGAGCCATGATTTGAACTTCAATAGTATCTTCCGTCTCGGCTCTCATATTGAGCGTGTCACCTTGGGCTCCCAGAAGCAACTTCTTTGAGAGCGTCTCAAGTATCATTTTCAAAGCCTCTGTGGATCTACTTTCAGACACAGCATACCTCAAATCGCACACAATGTACATGGCGCTCCCTCCTTCGTCTGGTTTCTTGGATTCCGTTAACAACTAACATAGGAAGGTACCAGATGTAGATCCTGATTTCTGGAAAAGCCGTT
The Mesotoga infera DNA segment above includes these coding regions:
- a CDS encoding peroxiredoxin: MEKRIPLIGEDFPEMRVKTTHGVVTLPEEYKGKWFVLFSHPGDFTPVCTTEFVGFQKRYEKFRELNCELIGLSVDQVFSHIKWTEWIEEKLGVKIGFPIIADEMGEVGMTLGLIHPAKGTNTVRAVFIVDPKGKIRAILYYPQELGRNMDEILRMIKGFQVADKNGVAIPADWPNNEIIGDHVIIPPASDVKTAEERKGKEGCYDWWFCHKSL